A window of Acropora muricata isolate sample 2 chromosome 6, ASM3666990v1, whole genome shotgun sequence genomic DNA:
ACTACAGACAACTTCAAGCACAAAGCAAAGTTGGTTTGCTGACGACGCGAGCGGAGCGTGCCCTTGGTGGGACACTCTTACTGCAATTGGTCCTGATTTTGGGTATTTCCCAAATGCCAAGAAGTGTTGGATTATTGTAAAGCCTGATAGAGAAGAGTCAGCCAAAGAATTGTTCCAGTCGACAGCGATAAACGTTACAACCGAAGGCCACAAACATCTTGGCGCAGTGATTGGCTCGGAGGAGTACCAAAAAGACTATGTCGACGGAAAGGTAACAGAATGGGTCGGTGAAATAGTCAAACTCGCGGAAATCGCTACAACAGAACCTCAAGCCTGTTACGCCGCATACATATTTGGTCTTAAGCACAAATGGACTTACTTTCTCAGAACAATTCCTGACACGCAAGACCTATTGGAACCTCTGGAAAGAGCTGTAAGCCAAATTCTCATACCAACAATAACTGGGCACAAAATCAATCAGTTAGAGAGAGACGTTTTATCCTTACCGGTTCGTTGTGGTGGTCTTGGCTTTGGAAATCCGCAAGCAGAGGCTGCGCGAGAGCTTAACTCATCCGTAGAAACAACTGCACCCCTCGTCGACCAAATTATGTCTCAACAACATCAATTGCCAGACGATTCAGTCGTAAATTTGGCAAAACAAACTTCCAGGCACAAGAGAGAGGAAGACGTCAAAGAAAAAGTGAGAAGCATTTATGAGAGGGCACCTGATAACTTAAAGAGAACACTGGACCTGTCTTCTGAAAAGGGTTCGTCTGTATGGTTAACAGTCGTTCCCCTTCATGAATTCGGATTTAATCTAAATAAAAGAGAGTTTCGTGATGCCATCAAACTACGATACGACTGGCCAATTGAGGATATTCCTACTCGATGCGTCTGTGGTGATATCTTCTCCGTGGACCACTCAATGGTATGTAAAAAGGGTGGCTTTATCATACAGCGCCATAATGAGCTTAGAGACTTagaagctgatcttttaagcaTGGTTTGTAAAGATGTTGAGATCGAACCTCAACCACAAGACGTGACAGGAGAGCAGTTAAGCAGTGGGTCCAACTTGGCGAAGGAAGCAAGACTAGATATTCATGCCCGTGGCTTCTGGGAAAAACATCAATCTGCATTTTTCGATATTCGTGTTTGTCATCCCAATGCAGAGTCATACAAACAGATGGAACCAAAGCAGATCTACCGTTTACACGAGAACGAAAAGAAGCGCTCCTACTCGAGACGTGTTCTAGACATTGAACATGGTTCATTTACACCTCTTGTGTTTACCTCTACAGGTGGAATGGGCCCAGAATGTTTAAGATTTCATAGTCGTCTTGCAGAACTTATAGCTGACAAGAAAGGAGAGCACTATTCAAGGACTATATCGTGGATAAGGGCAAGAACTTCCTTTGCTTTATTGAGATCTGCGCTGATCTGCTTAAGAGGGTCAAGAACAATCAGAAGACGCAAAATGGACTAATGCAGACATTGATATACAAAATTCAGAGGCAGCcattttataaacatttttatcgagtatatatatacatattttatttttattcgtttttgtttattgggaatcggtttttagatttgtgattgttttacatacctatagatatatttgttattcataaattattatcctcaatatgttttacttctaagagctttttgttcttttaattttaaacggtcatatctatttttggctaattttgtgaaaattagagttttctttttattgctacTTTGGTCATCAAACACACCCTGTAatctattatagtttatttctgtctttgttttattgtgtgaaataaaaaaattattattaaaaattattattattattattattattactattattattactaaaaaGTTTAGCGAtaaaaaattttgatttaaaaacattttaaaaaaattagatgacgtttcgacgttTACATAACGTCATTCTCAAGTCAAAAATGAATAGGAATTAAACAAGTATATATGTGATAAGTAAACAATAGGAGCTAATGTACAGTAGAAAATATGTATGAGAATAGGAATAAAATACAATAGAAAACAATATAAATTAAGTAAAAAGTTTTGCATAAATTTGTACATTGAGAGAAGGTTTAAGTTTCCTGATGAACagcatttcataaacaagacaATTAAATTTACTGCTGCACTTCTTAAGCACGTAAAATTGGCTGCTTTTCAATCCCAGGAGACTATCATGATGTTCCCTGAAGTGGTTTCCAATTGATGAGTCAACGATGCGTTGGTGAAGGTGTCGGGTTGTCATTccaacataatctgcatcacacagatcacatttaaATACGTAAACAACGCAATTTTGGTTTACCAAGTCAGGTTTCTTCTCTTTCGGCTTAAGATCTTGTTCAAGCTTACGACTAGTAAATATCGGCTGAATAGTGACATTGATCTTATGCTCTTTCAATTGCTTTCTAACAGCACTGGCGGATTTCTGGTCTTTGAAAGGAATGTTGATACGCACAATCTTGTCTGTTGTGGTACTGTCCTGGCCTCTTGCAGGTGTACCATGATCAAAGTTTTTGATGATGCTGTTGATGAGGCTAAATAGGTAACCAAGACGAGTGAATATTGAACGCAATTTGCTGCATTCCTGTTGGAAATATTCATCTGTAGATGACAAAGATTTTGCACGGTGCAACATTGTTTTGATAAGGGATTCTTTGTAACGTACATCTGCATGACTTTGGTAGCATGTAATAACAGACCAGTGTTAGTAGGTTTCCGGTAAACTCGCGTTTCCAAAATTGTcccatttttgacaatttcaaACCCAATGAAGGAGATCTTGTTATCACAGGGAAGTTACTACATTAAcaaattatatttatttttcgGATAATCTCGCTGAAAGTTCAAGAAATCTCTATTTTCTTTCTAAAAATCTAATAAATCTctctaaaaatttaaaaaagtccGATAATTTTGTTGGCGAATATCTCATAGCAAACACATTTATAAGTGTTAAAAGTTACTCATTAATCAATACCGACCCCATCAAAACTGTGAAGACAACTGTCGGTACAAAAAACAGGGATAAAAACTACGAAAAAATCTTTCAAGACAGGAAGCAATCAGGGACATTGGGACAACACCGGCTCAGAAGTGGCAAAATGTAGACGATAACTAATAACGGTGCTATAAACTTGGAAATATCAAGTTTATTCAGATTTACAGAGACATAATTATCAAAccaaagtaatttaaaattgataataaCTTCTTAGTACGCAGCAATTTAATCACTGATTAGTGTTttcccacaaaaaaaaaaaatttaaaaagattaAAATTGTGCCACAAAAAGTCTAATTTCTGAAAATCTCCACATTTGTTAAAATTCTTTTTAAGGTCTAAAAATGCTGAAAAAATCCGTATTTTTGTGTCTAGGCCTAGGCtatacatagccatacatagcTATGCATACCTGGAAAGAGCTATCGAGGGAAAGATCGTCCAAAAAATGATCAGTTGGCCGAGAAGCTAAGTTTCAAGGGCAACTGGGAAATTTTTAACACAATCTTTCAGGCacgggcattatcctccgataaaCCACCAAGCCGGAAAGGGATTTATTTACTTTATAACCCTCCGATTGATTTTTCAAGGCGACGCTCTTAGATCgttcctgcatattttgtggaGTTTATTGTGCTTCTTGGAAAGGAATTGCCAACCAGCTTTTTAATTACTCggtcactggcttctgcaaaaaggtTTTTGTTAAATTTCTATGACCAATTAAAAGTTTGGCCTACACGTTTGCTCGTTTCGTGGTTTTTCTTCCGTCTAAAGAGTCCGGAGACATTTTCTGCTGGGCGTAGAGAGAGGGTGGGTTTACAGAGCTCGACAAAATGAGTCAGCGGACTCCTGCATCTCTGGCGGCACTCCCGTCACAGACCACAGACTCCATTATCGGGTGAGACagcaagtgagtgacaggcctgcacggactcgtacagttttggcggtcgccttcCATGACAGCCCTAGAGTTAGATTTTTGGTCTAACAAGCGTGTCCTAAAAACATTTACAATATTTCTTTTGTATGATACTATCGGAGGTTTCAAGTAAATGATTTTCAGCAAAGACTGATTTTGTGtgagactccattgttccatcaatATTTGTTTAAGATTGCTAACTGTCGAGTGATAtgtagttacaaaaggcaaaatcctctcgttagcctttttcttttgtgtgagAGCAGGTGGTCTGGAGGCAAAGTTGAACAGAGCTTTCTATTATTGTTTTTGGATAGCCGCGAGTTCTCAGgtattgtttgaatttcacaaggctctcctcaaatgttgCTTTTGAAGAGTTATAGTTCTAAGCACTCTCATTGATTCGCCTTTCATATAATGAGATTACTTTGAACGCCGGGTGAGttgaaaagactgacccccgcCACGTTTACTTTTACGGGGGAAGAGACACAAGCCTACCTGCTCAACCTGCACGAtcaaaacagccgccattttcgTTTCACCGATTTCCTCTACCCAGTCTTCTTTTTTATATTCGCCCCATTCTTCATCGGCCATCAGTCTCAGTGGACGATCAGTAGCACAGTGGAGTATTGATCTTTTAATCTGCTTGAAGTGTTTGCCATGGACATTAACATTTGCTAAAATGCAATTTGCTAAAAATGGCAGCTGTTGTGATCGTGCAGTTTTAGCAGATACTTTGTGTCTTTCCCCCGTAAAAGTAAATgtggttgattatttagggtagtccgtgaGGGTAGTCTGCAGGGTAGCTCGCGGAGTAGTGCGTGGGGTTGTCCGCGGAGCAGGGGTCAGGGCATATTCGATTTACAATCTTTCTCCATGACTGATAATTTATTTTCCAGACGGCCTAATCGCACTAGAGGACAATTATGaaattgttttcagaattttcagGACAAATTGTGTGTGAAATCGGTCAGAGACAAAACTTTTGCCTCATAACATTTGtctattgtttttcaagatttgtaTCAATTTGGCCTGCTTCAGAGGTAATCGACGGCCCCTTTGAACTTTGTTCGGCGCTGAACAAATTTTGGTTTCGACAAAAATGCAATTGCACCTGGTTTTTGGTCACaatgacaaattttcatttttttatttgaaacctGAAAAATAGTGCGATTAGGCCCATAAATCTACTCGTTTCCGCTTGAGTGGCTTTCTCGCCAGATTGCGAAAAGCGGAAATTTGAACCATTGTTTAAAGACTACCGCTGACCTTGTCAGCATCGTAAATATATACGCCAATGGTGGGAAATTGTCTCCAAAGAAGCTGGTAACCATCTCGGCCaatttgtatcacgtgatccgTTTTCTCCAATGAGAGCCCGCAGaaattaatatatttataaacATGACATGTCCCGCTATAATATATCCCCATACACCAAGTACGTAAAACGTTAACTCAGTGTAAGGGGAAAGAAGTGACCCAACTGTTTGTGACAGTTTCTGCGTTAAATTTTAGTACTTTCAAATCTTAGCACCTTTGATTTTCATGTATTGCAGTTATTTGCAGTCCCTGGTTCATAGAGATGGGTCTTTAGTGTGGTAGTGCCATTTTCTTTACTTGAGATCCAGAACACCACAAAACGAGGCGGAAGTGAACCAACTATACTCCTACTGTAACTGATTGTTTGCCGTACGCGTTTCTCTATAATCTGATTCTGTTATGGAAAAGTTAGAGTTTAACAGTTTTTTCACGAGAGTGAAAAGTATACTAACTATCGCTTTCACCGGCcaaatttgaggcaactctaagtcaagctgctgctgtgttagaagggttttgctaaaagcaggcccgcggcccacggcccgcgaCGGCCTAGCGGTCCGGCAGCCAGCGGCCTAGTCAGGATTTttcacagttttttgcccaggGGTTAATCCACGCACATGCACTtacctgcatcgggtttgggcgtgaagatggacgacggtgagtttgaattcgtttaccatttaactatttgaatcgtttgacaatgcacttcctctctattgGGTTTCTGTCAACAGaagaataaacagagaatgacaacgtttgtcacttaacaacaagcactgaaaaaaaggatcgaaaaggattcaaatgattattaaagCGGTAACCGAATTCAAAGTCACCGTCGTCAattttgcacgcccaaaccagatgcagatctgtgcatgcgcgtggatttaccgctggacaaaaaaattgtggaaaatcaggactgggccaCCGGGCCACCGGGCCACCGGGCCACCGGGCCACCGGGCCACCGGGCCACCGGGCCACCGGGCCACCGGGCCACCGGGCCACCGGGCCACCGGGCCACCGGGCCACCGGGCCACCGGGCCACCGGGCCACCGGGCCACCGGGCCACCGGGCCACCGGACCACCGGGCCACCGGGGCCTTCGGGCCGCGGGCACCTGGGCTGGGGGCCTGCTTTTTAGCAAAActcgtgttagaatgctgtaattttctgttttaccgtttcccttcaccagaggTAAAGTTTTAGGTCAAATAACCCGAAGCCAAGTTTGCTGGCTAGCTCTTTCAGTCTCAGAAAGTCggctaggtgttttttaaaatttcgttACCTTGATTTGTACTGTCTTCAATGACTAGCTGGCATGCGCGCTTTgtatctctcgatcggtttttcctcccctcttcgatatatgctaatgacAGCCTTCACAATATTCGATATCGtgctttgtaagagcaaacgaacagcgatagCTAGGTCATGTGAAGTTACCCGTGAAGACTGACACcggaagtgttaaccgacggaagtcagttctgtcgcttgccggttttactcgagactaacaagcacaaatatgtatttctgtgatatattaaaacgatcaattattaacagcatgacttgATCTCATTTGaatcaatcggtctcgatcgtttaaggatatctgagaaatttgacggctaattttggctcgctcatttgacggttgacggtaaaaatattccgtttctGACGCTTGACAGttaatttttgggccatttgacggttgacggctaaccccattgagaccctcccCCCCTCTTTGAAGTTTTTGCTGGATGCATTTGTCCGCTGAGAAGAAGCGAAGGTTTGAAAGAATTCAGTATTTCGCCGAATTGGAGAGACTGCGAATGTTAGCCCCGACAAATTTATCGATTTTGAGGAAAGGCTTTGAAGAGATCGGACGCCAAGATCTTGTTGAGGAGTTGGATGAAAAGAAGGACTTCTTCAATCAGCTGTTTCAACCAAAATCAAAGGATCATCAGAACGGTCTGTTCTAGTAAAGAGTTTCAATATAATCAATTCAAAGCCTCTTAGTTCGATGTTGTTGGTCAAAGACCTTGTCAGAAGTGTTCCTtaattaacgctttaactgctgtaggcgccctcatgacacttacagattttactcagGCCCcatccacacgtatccggaaatttgcgaaaacgcaaatttttttttacgaatacgacttgcgtccacacgtatccagcgtattttccggccgtatccggaaatttttgaaaacgctctccagagtggaaatttttttatccgatacgaatacgtatacgtgtggacggtcgtatccGCAAATTTGCGAATACGCTTACGTCATTTTCTTGGGTCCAGTCTTCAAGTCGAGCATTATAAACAAACATGAAGTACAGCAAGGTTGTATCTTCTTTGTTAATTGCTCTGATTTTTAGTTTGATATCATGCGTTCAGATAAATGCAGCTGTGATAAATCTACACAACGAATGCTTTAGAGATCCCAGTCGGTGcttttggcgaattgcttcgttTTGTATTGTTTACACCTTGCAGCTATGGCGCGGAAGAAATGACGCCAAAATCGCAATTATGCCGCATGTTCATTTCCGGATACAATCGgataccaaaccatttgaatacgctgcgtgtggacgagaaaattttcgtatccgcaaaaaaatatttgcggaaaaaaaaatttccggatacgtgtggacatggcctcaatggggaaccccttgcagtgaaagggttaaccgCTTAGAGGTCCCGAGTGCATTTCAGGCCGAAAAATTATATATTCTGCGTCCAAAGTTTAACCTGAAATTAACGAAGTCATGCGGCCGTTAACGTTGCTTCTTATTTTGAACGGTAAGCTGAGACTATCAGAGACTCAAGAAAAATAGTTTCGTTTTCAATGCTGTTTTATTTATTACCATCAGGATACATCATTAATAGTTAACTAACACCCTTTTAAACCACTAAGTTAATTCGGCAACCCGAGTTAATCCTCGTATTGCGCATCCTCTTGTTTTTAATGAATCCTGTGTCCTGCTGGTACATCCTTTATCCTAaactaagaaacaaagaaaatatttttatatCATGGCATTTCTCCATGGCGTTTTATTAACtattaaagaaaatgaaattgtgtTTGGTTTTTGCGAGGCCCTCTCGTCTCCTCCTTTTGCTTTGAAGCCGTTTCCTCGTAACAACTCCACTAGTGTGCAGATGAGTAACGTCGGTCAGGGATAAGTGCTACAGTGGAAGGTAAATTTCGGTTTGTGCACGAATTCTAATTGCGAGCTAAACTCGCAGTGGTCGAAAAAGCGAAGTTTGTCAAAGTTTCGACGAATGTTATCCAAGTTCCCTTGTGTGCGTGGAAGGAAAGCACACCGAACATTTCACGCTTTGTTTTTCGGTACGCTCGTTTTGAATTATATTCTCCTAGGCTTTCTTTCACTGAATCAGAAGAGGATACTCTTTTACCTTTGATATGCCTAAAAGGTTAGGAGAATGAATGAACTTCTCTAGACAAACATCTCAAGCATCATTGGCGGTATCTGATCTAACATTCATCAGCAGGTCCGATACTGTAATTTATAATGAAATTAACTGAATGTAACGACTTAATTCCTATTTGGAAACCGCCAGGAGAAAGACAGCAACAAAAAGAACAACAGATGGTGATTTTGGTTCATATTTCTATctgtaaagaaaaaacaatgtTCTGTTCCACGTTAAGAGAATATGGGAAGCCTCTCAATCATCAATTAAAGCAGTTTTCCGACTACATCCAAGAATGCCCAAACAAGGCTGCATAAAGTATAACCTAAACAATGTTACGGTTCGATTTAAGATTAATCACCGCCTAGTAAGAGAACGAAATAAAAATATGGCAAACAAAGATGGTATTTTTATCGCCACGCAGTCCTCATCGTAAACAAAACTCACATTATCAAAACTATGAGATTCTTTTCAGCCTTGGTTTTTGGTATCCTTGGGTATGAAAATCCTGCTTAATCTCACCTGAGCAGGATATACTATTTTGGTTAAGTCAATCAATGAAATACTGCAACTCACGGGGGCAGCAACAACGGTAACCCCGCGGACAGCCACTGTAATTTGGGCACGAACGTTTTAGTGCCAGGTAAAGTTTTCTGCAATATCTGTCAAAGGCCAAACATTGAGCACCCCGTATGCTCAAACATCTGGTGGCGTCGGATGGCCCTGTAAAGATTGAAGCTTTTCTTGGTAAAACTGCGGCACGCAAATGATTAACAATGATGCAATTCAGTTAGCAATGCGGATCAAACTCCATAGAGCAGACATTTAAACGACAACTTTTTAGTAGTAATTTTAGCATTCGAAttctttcattatttcatgACGTTCTGTAGAAAAAGTTAATTTAAGTTATCTTTAGACAGAATATGAGATTTTTATTAAGTAGAAAGCCTTAATTATAGCAATTCAGCTCTAAAGCCTACAGCCATATGTAGAATATTTACAATAGAAAATATAATTTGAAAGAATACATACGCACCGGCTGAAACAACAATCATGGCAATCAACACAACGAAGATGGGAGACATCATACACGCCAAGGTGAAACTGAATAaagagcaacaacaacaataacaacgacattttcattaattttataccTAAGAAATGCTTGAGCCCTCAGGTAGCTTGATAGCTATTCGAAGTGGGctcaagagaaaaaagaaaacagcaaataactacaaaatttataattttaaacATTTAGTCGCACTTTAGTGTTTAGAATAGAAATAACAGGTATATAAAGTGATATATTGTATGGTACAAGATGACGGAAAGAAATGGCGGTTAGGATATGCACTCGCATTAAAATAATACTAAGCCAAAATAAAAGCCAATTCTTGATCaatatatctgactggatttgcGAAAACATACAAGCAACAAAAAACCTTGTTTCAGGTAGTTTTTTCCTAGGTAGCCAATATTAAGGCTAGGAGTGGAAATCCGGCTTTTTTCTCTTCTCCTCCTCTCTTCCCCCTCTGTCTCAACAATTGGGTGACATCGGTTGCTTCGGAGCGGTTGGTGGGCCCATCCCGGCCCATGGGAATCAAACACGTCGCGTTTTAGCCTTGTTTTAAAACTCTGTCATTTCTGATAGCCACCTTTTTACAAATCcactcatatatatatatattagtgTGCAATGGGAACAGAAATCAAAGCAAGAAAGAAAATGAGAGAAAATAGGCTCAGGCGAGAATCGAACCCGAACCTGGTCACCGATCAGATTCCTCATCACTAGGCCACTGAACCAACCCGGTCATTCGAGCCAATTGAAAGCATGTTTTAAATGGCAAGCTCTAAGGAGAATCACACATTTTCTGCAGATCAACTTGAGCGCAGTAACGCGATCCTAACTGCAGAAACTATCAATTTGAAACCATGAGCAAATTCTGAAAACgttaaagttctttttttttttttacaaaaaagcGGAAGGAGCAACCTCTCAACGAAACTGGCCATTTTAGTTGATAATATATGTATTAAGTTAATTTTTCGTTATCGCAACACAAGGAAAAATTCTTGAACAAGCTGTTTAGACAAAGCAATGTTGAACTATATCTCTCATAGTTAGACTACGAGTAGTCCCCATTTTTCCTCACGGATAGTACAGCGAGCGAAACGCGAGCGCGCGTGAAAGGTCCCCCACGCGGGAAAAGGCGACACCCCGGTCTATTCGGCAAATGATTGAAAATACATTTTGCGAATGGTTCTACAAGGCATTGGAGCGATATGAAACCGGAGGACTGGAGTTAATTCCAGGCCTTACAAGAATTTAAGACAGTCCTACTGATTACTGAAACTGACGAGAAAGTTTACCTTAGTTAGAAGAAGCTCTTCCAATGGAGATGTGTACTCAGCGAAATGCACAAACCATCTGATTTAAGTCAAGTCATTCACTAGCTTAAGACAAATAGCATTACTTAAACTTTCTAAATAAATTTACTGTCTCTTGAcaaagaaaactatttttaaatacgCCAGTTACTGTCGCTTTTGTTTCTAGTTAGAACACCATTAACCTTTTAACAATATAGGGTACAATGTGGGTAAATAGCGACGTTCAAAAAGGGCCGAATTCTATGAGGTTTGTCTATTATGTCAGACAGCGAGGCGACAATATTGTTATTCTCCTGTTTCCAAAAGCGTTAATATAGTCAGATAATTAGCCGGCTCTATTGATAGGGGGAAGCTACTTATGGAACGGATGTTCGTTATAAAGATGCGGGAGTGAAATTTACACAGCATTCCTTCACCTCTTGGTGCCCAACTGAAGTGGCCCAAAGATGCTTAATCGCCCAAAATCGACAGCTTTTCCCAACCTATTTTACTAAAGTCGCTTAACAATGCTCACCATTATGGCGAAATTACACTTGACGATAGGTCTCAGAGCAGTCGTAACTTATCGTTAACGGCTAATTTGTTATTATGGATCGTTTTAATTCATCTCATATGCGTCGAAGTAAGCAGTTTGTTTTACTGGCTTTGATTGCAAACCCAAGACGAAATGTTCGAGAGAATGCTAAatgaaagaagtaaaaaaattcttgaaaagtaaataaaatgtaGAGACAACACGACTGAGATTCCAGAATTATCCTCACCAAACCACCGTGACATCGAAAACACAAGCTAAAAACCCCACCTTTGTTCACTTTCTCAATACATGCTGCTGCAGTGGGGCTACATATGAGAAATTATGGACATGAAAAGAATGGACGAAAGCTGACAGTCATCTTCTTTAAGcgtctttttaatttttaaaaatactgGTTATACTACGACTATATTTTTGTACGCGTGCTTTTGAAATGCCCTTTTAAATCGCGATATAAAGGGCGTCAAATCATGATCAGGGCTAGCTATTGAAACATTGTTTATGGTTACAGGTGATCAACAAATCTTGCATCTCCAACCGTTTACAGACTTTCCTCATATTTAAGGACCTACTAATTCAATTTCACATCAACTTACTGGTCATTGCAAATACAAATGATTGGTCTAGACAGTGGGCtagctttcttttttctctttgttttctttgcagaaGCAGCATCTAATTGAACATAATAATAAGCAAAACCGATACATCTATTagtgaaaagaaaaatcacCAGCCAGGGCGTGTTTAAagcacgaaatggcgaaatggaactaaagacaagagccacagttataaagtattaccgttccactgaaatctccatctgttgccgaatttattttgaggttaatcgccacaaataaaagaaacacctatgcatcgccgtcatggacctttcggtaatttcgatttcagtctttctctgttaacagaacgcctaggatattcctcatcaaagtggcggggttatgggaagaaatctatttatgtatctcgtatttaccgttcgtgttttaaacacgctcatttttcggcgcaagttgcatatctgcactgcacttcaAAGCTTACCGTGTATACTGCTATTTTGAGAAAGGTTGTCGGAAAAAGTGGACGCGACAATCCTGAAAGGTATTCTGGGTGATTTTAAGTGCActgtttttcaaagaaatttaaaagaatcgTACGGGAGGCCACTGATTTATGCTTGGGAGTGCTGAAGGAAAGTAATAAAAGTAGGTTCGACAGCTACAGTCGTTAGAAACAGTGTATTGATCATATCCCATATCACCTTTCGggattgtcgcgtgcactttATTCTTGACAAACTTTCtcgaaatagctgtatacagtatctatttgatataaacatcccacgtcactccgtttccgtgcaaagtacgtatttgccaaatatcttgtgtaaacttcatcgcgaagtacataatccatttcatgtgattgctggagctcaaagcataacgtcatagccacagCTTGaaggtaaatacgagataaacaaatagatttcttccgataatggcgattaaccacaaaataaattcggcaacagatggagatttcagtggaacggtaatactttataactgtggctcttgtctttagttccaattcgccatttcgtcatttcgtgttttaaac
This region includes:
- the LOC136921136 gene encoding uncharacterized protein, with amino-acid sequence MNSVYCQYRMVTALTADSADRFCYSLYCDNIGDTLSEKVILSKRLDKWKRGEIEGLVREGRMIQNRIGKFKDPPNKSKVFAKLIMEGQINAALRFLNESTSGGILSLTDDVMKQLKEKHPDPQSAKLGSILFGPIEDVMPEAVYLQINGEMIREAALRTKGAGGPCGVDANGFRRILACKSFKQSSSKLCDALAQMTKIMCTQYIDPTTIEPLMASRLIPLDKGEGAVRPIGVGEVLRRILAKCVMNVAKEDVAHASGSLQLCAGQKSGSEAAVHAMHAIFEADETDGILLIDATNAFNSLNRAAALHNIRILCPIILVFAINTYRIPARLFITGAKEILSAEGTTQGDPLSMGVYALSIQPLITALQTTSSTKQSWFADDASGACPWWDTLTAIGPDFGYFPNAKKCWIIVKPDREESAKELFQSTAINVTTEGHKHLGAVIGSEEYQKDYVDGKVTEWVGEIVKLAEIATTEPQACYAAYIFGLKHKWTYFLRTIPDTQDLLEPLERAVSQILIPTITGHKINQLERDVLSLPVRCGGLGFGNPQAEAARELNSSVETTAPLVDQIMSQQHQLPDDSVVNLAKQTSRHKREEDVKEKVRSIYERAPDNLKRTLDLSSEKGSSVWLTVVPLHEFGFNLNKREFRDAIKLRYDWPIEDIPTRCVCGDIFSVDHSMVCKKGGFIIQRHNELRDLEADLLSMVCKDVEIEPQPQDVTGEQLSSGSNLAKEARLDIHARGFWEKHQSAFFDIRVCHPNAESYKQMEPKQIYRLHENEKKRSYSRRVLDIEHGSFTPLVFTSTGGMGPECLRFHSRLAELIADKKGEHYSRTISWIRARTSFALLRSALICLRGSRTIRRRKMD